A window from Pangasianodon hypophthalmus isolate fPanHyp1 chromosome 16, fPanHyp1.pri, whole genome shotgun sequence encodes these proteins:
- the pfkma gene encoding phosphofructokinase, muscle a, which translates to MSQAQASGVDPTKMGVGRAIAVLTSGGDAQGMNAAVRATVRVGLYTGAKVFFVHEGYQGLVDGGDNIRPATWESVSMMLQLGGTVIGSARCKDFQTKEGRIKAAYNLVKRGITNLCVIGGDGSLTGANQFRTEWSELLGHLVSTGKITKAEAQSASHLNIVGMVGSIDNDFCGTDMTIGTDSALHRIMEVVDSITTTAQSHQRAFILEVMGRHCGYLALVTALACGADWVFIPEMPPDDGWEEHLCRRLMDTRNRGSRLNVIIVAEGAMDRTGKPITCDQVKELVSKKLGYDTRATILGHVQRGGTPSAFDRILGSRMGVEAVMALLEATPDTPACVVSLSGNQAVRLPLMECVQVTKDVTVAMKEGRYEDALKLRGRSFENNWNTYKLLAHVHIPEVKSNINVAILNVGAPCSGMNAAVRAAIRIGILQGHSMLAVHDGFEGLAQGKIEPMSWNSVGGWTGKGGSVLGTKRTLPAKYIEDISTNIAKYNIHSLVIIGGFEAFSGGLELVQAREKYEELCIPMVVIPATVSNNVPGSDFSIGADTALNTITTTCDRIKQSAAGTKRRVFIIETMGGYCGYLATMSGLAAGADAAYIYEEKFGIRDLETNVEHLVEKMKTTVKRGLILRNENSNANYTTDFIFNLYSEEGKGVFDCRKNVLGHMQQGGTPTPFDRNFATKMGAKAVLWLTEKLKECYRHGRIFANTPDSACVLGMRKRGLMLQALGELKEQTDFEHRIPKDQWWLKLRPILKILAKYKINLDTTEHAHMEHVISKRAPISLSGKTL; encoded by the exons ATGTCCCAGGCACAGGCATCAGGAGTAGATCCCACCAAGATGGGTGTCGGACGGGCAATTGCCGTCCTGACATCAGGAGGTGATGCTCAAG gAATGAATGCTGCAGTGAGGGCTACAGTCAGAGTTGGCCTGTACACGGGAGCTAAAGTCTTCTTCGTTCATGAG GGCTACCAGGGGCTGGTTGATGGGGGTGATAATATTCGCCCAGCTACATGGGAGAGCGTGTCCATGATGCTCCAGTTG GGGGGCACGGTCATCGGCAGTGCTCGTTGTAAAGATTTCCAGACAAAGGAGGGCCGCATAAAGGCTGCATACAACCTGGTCAAAAGGGGCATCACTAACCTGTGTGTTATTGGTGGAGATGGGAGTTTGACTGGAGCCAATCAGTTCCGCACAGAGTGGAGTGAATTGTTGGGTCACCTGGTTAGTACGG GCAAGATCACTAAAGCGGAGGCCCAGTCAGCGTCTCATCTTAACATCGTCGGCATGGTTGGATCCATCGATAATGACTTCTGCGGGACAGACATGACCATCGGCACAGACTCCGCTCTTCATCGCATCATGGAGGTGGTGGACAGCATCACTACTACAGCTCAGAG TCACCAGCGTGCCTTCATTCTAGAAGTCATGGgaaggcattgtgg TTACCTAGCCCTGGTTACTGCATTGGCATGTGGTGCTGATTGGGTGTTTATTCCAGAGATGCCCCCAGATGATGGCTGGGAAGAACACTTGTGCAGGAGGCTGATGGAT ACCAGAAACAGAGGATCTCGTCTGAATGTGATCATTGTGGCTGAGGGAGCCATGGATCGGACTGGCAAGCCCATTACTTGTGATCAGGTCAAAGAG tTAGTGTCCAAGAAGCTGGGCTATGACACTCGTGCCACTATCCTGGGCCATGTACAGCGAGGAGGCACTCCTTCAGCCTTTGACAGGATCCTG GGCAGCAGGATGGGTGTGGAGGCTGTGATGGCCCTGCTGGAGGCCACTCCTGACACCCCAGCCTGTGTGGTCTCGCTCTCGGGGAATCAAGCAGTCAGACTGCCCCTGATGGAGTGTGTGCAAGTG ACCAAGGATGTTACCGTTGCTATGAAAGAGGGCAGATATGAGGATGCTTTGAAACTCagaggaag GAGCTTTGAGAATAACTGGAACACGTACAAGCTGCTCGCCCATGTACATATCCCCGAAGTCAAA AGTAACATTAATGTGGCCATTCTGAATGTGGGTGCGCCCTGTTCAGGCATGAATGCAGCTGTGCGAGCTGCAATCAGGATTGGCATCCTGCAAGGCCACAGCATGCTGGCAGTGCATGATGGCTTCGAGGGCTTGGCCCAAGGAAAG ATTGAACCTATGTCTTGGAACAGTGTTGGCGGCTGGACAGGGAAAGGAGGCTCTGTTTTGGGAACCAAAAG AACTCTTCCAGCAAAGTACATAGAAGACATAAGCACGAACATTGCCAAGTACAACATTCACAGTCTGGTGATTATAGGAGGTTTTGAG GCGTTCTCAGGTGGTCTGGAGCTGGTCCAAGCCAGAGAGAAGTATGAGGAGTTGTGTATCCCCATGGTAGTTATTCCAGCTACCGTCTCAAACAATGTTCCTGGATCAGACTTCAGCATTGGAGCCGATACTGCCCTGAACACCATCACCACG ACCTGTGACAGGATCAAGCAGTCAGCTGCTGGCACTAAACGCCGTGTGTTCATCATTGAGACTATGGGGGGTTACTGCGGTTACCTGGCCACCATGTCAGGCCTTGCTGCAGGTGCTGATGCTGCCTACATCTACGAAGAGAAATTCGGCATTCGTGATTTGGAG ACCAATGTAGAGCATCTTGTAGAGAAAATGAAGACGACAGTTAAGAGAGGCCTGATTCTCAG aaatgagAACAGTAACGCCAACTACACAACTGACTTTATCTTCAACCTGTACTCAGAGGAAGGAAAGGGAGTCTTTGACTGCCGTAAGAATGTCCTTGGACACATGCAGCAG GGTGGTACTCCAACTCCATTTGACAGAAACTTTGCCACTAAGATGGGTGCTAAGGCTGTTCTCTGGCTAACTGAGAAGTTGAAGGAGTGTTACAGACACG GGCGAATCTTTGCCAACACCCCAGACTCAGCGTGTGTGTTAGGCATGAGAAAGAGAGGACTGATGCTCCAGGCCTTGGGAGAGCTCAAGGAGCAGACTGATTTTGA